One Pithys albifrons albifrons isolate INPA30051 chromosome 17, PitAlb_v1, whole genome shotgun sequence genomic window carries:
- the KIAA1671 gene encoding uncharacterized protein KIAA1671 homolog isoform X1 yields MATRVELSSALATLATVPDLAELRAEDKAQRVFVSVLSEATSKAKEASAALTLEDNKKFGGSLRSATMPSLASRPRLYPKPFSKEKPSETFANVKPPVPAFRSSSLVRKATEETSSVKVLSGNVPPLVDQKAIENEDQADGGVVTNMTFYTGPNTVIVFEPAGPEQAKGSLAQEKRAQDHAGFAALQTKDLQCSVKLEKPSETSRNPEGSIHRHMSFSSSHRPVSWNSLKTGEKKDGREVHAGEKNNDDANNLNNKVDFSVDVQQRAKHRPVSAIFLESLRDQKHHTVEASEEKSPVEKSGVRKPRPLSMDLTAKFEHKDLSSCKKICSSHESKENASVITLTDVGCHDQSEMGPNPEETELNKGNSSKTNMKCSSQDIGILNNGKYTWETKLKSKSEQIETKPEIMNNLHSSERSPETTSESRTNKGGKRADQKETSVFLGCDSPATPAEKESNTLRGSVKKHISLFTSDPPSPTVDPEPLPAAAEKEGRSVSIQQRIRELTADGAGTPRRAAQARPLSADLTKMFSSPTSSSEAKPEKPAEARTDPVHETQENPKSKELKVAQGTDFMEAHVTGKPWKCRQVLKITNAADQLERKGSFLGDAQHFSQQSESSVSFTSSLEKKLNPALLEKPCIKTVRATLFEHNVQRHSVAVEHSGAVELLGAGAAPRGNQEPEAKHHLVVLGPSRRLWVGEGEETRKEHHKPSDSSKHTADAEKSGKPACSSEDKKMNPGILLEKPLVEKSEKPSPKNAEDSLLYQRIEPRYEVFQTCGERALSEAITIAPEKKAMTLRARKSSVKENKAEEDVGHTGQSVRASSRTLYLKEDDVISEAREVKVLTSKAVLREPNDFISSECTLPEQKKESDKTEPDPLLIAEKIPYSTNKSKVLGMNEKVNKVHSEIRSDKSEISSTDKPERSNVVKCSSEKKSFKAGETDFYEFRTNLDCEVLSTSVSKHGAHSSSGLSSGQFFKSSSSHPLDTKVQTVNKEGSGTFGLRKSLDFNFKEQDFSLAGAASENSEKPRVADSEEKVRRSRSSLSDLKISERWRRRTLPQESAKAEEVVWLSPENIKRLSRTDSLQLVEASLKKRNKNIKEGLERSEANQAVLGSPDDYLKHQSSVCEPKATFFAVTYQVPGIKKEKSFVGAPSASEINTVSSSSGGAAINLDPAFPGRSRPVLQQPNKNVMSTTCREDSREVHVSTDLVKDDKKDAVFSKNVAFGNFHVSRKDNQQHNEKGLDHSKEKIIDVDAFLLKQDLENTAQTDLKSSRRKVSSSHEPRSPPSSVQGHKDSEPGPQKRSDNNPDLPVRRAEHGYRSQILDIDALMAEYKEESARASKAPGKLSEDLSSLSKEKSKNKRNVLVGTSLSYSWNDWKSKSDHSSVGNKPGECAEEQHGPEKLILSEKSKEKLELRSPDFDKQKSKDRKLSPPYWGSPSIFFSEKCVNAPVEFSRKKTFIVDEEEEVNLTSRTQSPKFVIDKVQPINLMGTDQRLEPSFASKLSIKAEDGLLQKRLVTKEQFLEVSPEGDWSKNIVRSCTMRSKDNASKVTCESDSSNMRMKADWKSYTSGYGTAPPDLRRSYSEKCRQGRDSLPLMQEGRARKDLQQARQSFPLEGVDRGWKHKVSAQSEFFFHEDKKASRKEWTKQSPDKAEGTDFSLVSAQRSRHSFYKERRVDLGTDQLRQCFSRQAPGAKDTDTLVQEPDNQYGTWSEQRRGTGDSFGPESPSLEKDVVTARKLPPSSRPASLCSQAEQPPLPEHHDLNRDQRSTSLDRSSTDMDSTDGAELPPSGDTFPDDKPTDFSFIDHTAVLDSSALKTRVQLSKKRRHRNPTAHSLRRSRGLEFENRFSLVEEPDNTWMFKDSTEEKKTMQQEDSEEEDKIQHTLKSSSVQAQRLPVFPGMDHSVLKAHLQRRQESESTGDSTSAQLFKSPKAQLGTPGNRVLPPSVEKEDRSEEKSPQWLKELKSRKRQSHYENQV; encoded by the exons ATGGCAACAAGAGTGGaactcagctctgctttggcGACTCTGGCGACTGTGCCTGACCTGGCTGAGCTCCGGGCCGAGGACAAGGCGCAGCGGGTGTTTGTCAGTGTGCTCTCAGAGGCCACCAGCAAGGCCAAGGAGGCCTCAGCAGCTCTGACCCTTGAAGACAACAAGAAGTTTGGGGGTTCCCTGAGATCTGCCACGATGCCGTCGCTGGCATCTAGGCCAAGACTTTACCCAAAGCCTTTTTCTAAAGAGAAACCTTCAGAGACCTTTGCAAATGTTAAACCCCCTGTCCCAGCTTTCAGATCCAGCAGTCTGGTCAGAAAGGCCACTGAGGAGACGTCATCTGTGAAGGTGTTGAGTGGAAACGTTCCTCCATTAGTAGATCAGAAAGCGATTGAAAATGAAGATCAGGCTGACGGTGGCGTGGTCACAAACATGACTTTCTACACTGGGCCCAACACGGTCATTGTGTTCGAGCcagcagggccagagcaggCCAAGGGCAGCCTGGCCCAGGAGAAGAGGGCTCAGGACCACGCCGGAtttgctgctctgcagacaAAGGACCTTCAGTGCAGTGTGAAGCTGGAGAAACCATCCGAGACATCCAGGAATCCTGAAGGGTCTATCCATAGGCACATGTCATTTTCCTCCAGTCACAGACCAGTCTCTTGGAACTCTCtcaaaactggggaaaaaaaagatggtcGCGAAGTTCATGCAGGGGAGAAAAACAATGATGATGCTAATAATCTCAACAATAAAGTTGATTTCTCTGTTGATGTCCAGCAAAGGGCAAAACATAGACCAGTGTCTGCTATTTTTCTGGAATCACTGCGAGATCAGAAGCATCACACTGTGGAAGCTTCTGAGGAAAAATCTCCTGTGGAGAAATCTGGGGTTAGAAAACCAAGGCCTTTGTCCATGGACCTGACAGCTAAGTTTGAACATAAAGATCTTTCTTCTTGCAAGAAGATTTGTTCATCCCATGAAAGCAAGGAGAATGCGTCTGTAATTACTTTGACTGATGTGGGTTGTCATGATCAGTCTGAAATGGGGCCAAATCCTGAAGAGACTGAACTTAATAAAGGCAATTCTTCTAAAACAAATATGAAATGCAGTAGTCAGGACATTGGCATCCTAAATAATGGGAAATACACGTGGGAAACAAAGCTTAAATCTAAAAGTGAACAAATTgagacaaaaccagaaataatgAATAACTTGCACAGTTCTGAAAGAAGCCCTGAAACAACCAGTGAAAGCAGAACTAATAAGGGGGGGAAAAGAGCAGATCAGAAGGAAACGTCCGTATTTCTGGGCTGTGACAGCCCTGCAACTCCTGCTGAAAAAGAGAGTAATACCTTAAGAGGAAGTGTCAAAAAACACATTAGTTTGTTTACTTCAGACCCCCCCAGTCCCACGGTGGATCCAgagcctctcccagcagctgctgagaagGAGGGCAGGAGTGTGAGCATCCAGCAGAGGATCAGGGAGCTAACGGCGGATGGTGCCGGGACCCCACGCCGGGCAGCACAGGCACGGCCGCTCTCCGCCGACCTCACCAAGAT GTTTTCAAGTCCAACATCAAGCAGTGAAGCAAAGCCTGAGAAACCTGCAGAAGCCAGAACTGATCCTGTCcatgaaacacaggaaaatccCAAA AGTAAGGAGCTGAAGGTTGCCCAAGGCACAGATTTCATGGAAGCACATGTTACTGGGAAGCCTTGGAAATGCAGGCAGGTTTTGAAGATAACCAATGCAGCTGATCAgctggagaggaaaggaagctTCCTTGGGGATGCTCAGCATTTCTCTCAGCAGAGTGAGAGTTCTGTCTCATTCACAAGCAGTTTGGAAAAGAAGCTGAACCCAGCCCTTCTGGAGAAGCCCTGCATTAAAACGGTGCGAGCCACTCTGTTTGAGCACAACGTGCAGAGACACAGCGTGGCTGTGGAGCACTCGGGGGCTGTGGAGCTCttgggggctggggctgctccgaGGGGCAACCAGGAGCCCGAGGCAAAGCACCACCTGGTGGTCCTGGGGCCCAGCAGGAGGTTGtgggtgggagaaggggaggaaacCAGGAAGGAGCATCACAAGCCATCTGATTCATCCAAACACACAGCAGATGCAGAGAAAAGTGGGAAACCAGCTTGCTCAAGTGAAGACAAGAAAATGAATCCGGGAATTCTCTTAGAAAAACCTTTGGTTGAGAAAAGTGAAAAACCCAGTCCTAAAAATGCAGAAGATTCTCTACTTTACCAACGAATAGAGCCCAGGTACGAAGTGTTTCAGACATGTGGGGAGAGGGCTCTCAGTGAAGCCATCACAATAGCTCCTGAGAAAAAGGCCATGACACTCAGAGCCAGAAAATCATCAGTGAAAGAGAATAAAGCCGAGGAGGATGTGGGACACACGGGGCAGTCGGTGAGGGCAAGCAGTCGCACTCTCTACTTGAAAGAAGATGATGTTATTTCAGAAGCCAGAGAGGTAAAAGTTCTTACAAGCAAGGCTGTGTTGAGAGAACCTAATGATTTTATCTCCAGTGAATGCACTTTACCTGAACAGAAAAAGGAGTCTGATAAAACTGAACCTGATCCGCTGTTAATAGCTGAGAAAATACCTTATTCCACAAATAAAAGTAAAGTTTTGGGAATGAATGAAAAAGTAAACAAGGTACATTCTGAAATTAGAAGTGATAAGAGTGAAATCTCTTCCACAGATAAACCAGAGAGGTCTAATGTGGTCAAATGCTCTTCTGAGAAAAAGAGTTTTAAGGCAGGTGAGACAGACTTCTATGAATTCAGAACCAACCTGGATTGTGAAGTTCTTTCAACAAGTGTGAGTAAACATGGGGCCCATTCTTCCTCAGGGCTTTCAAGTGGACAGTTTTTTAAATCTTCCAGCAGCCACCCTCTTGATACAAAAGTACAAACTGTTAATAAAGAGGGATCTGGGACCTTTGGGTTAAGGAAAAGTCTGGACTTTAATTTCAAAGAGCAAGACTTTAGTTTGGCTGGTGCAGCTTCTGAAAATAGTGAAAAACCCAGGGTAGCAGATTCAGAAGAGAAGGTCAGGAGAAGCAGGAGTAGCCTTTCTGACCTGAAGATTTCTGaaaggtggaggaggaggactTTGCCTCAGGAGTCGGCCAAGGCAGAGGAGGTTGTGTGGCTCTCTCCCGAAAATATCAAGAGGCTGAGTCGGACAGATTCATTGCAGCTGGTTGAAGCTTCacttaaaaagagaaacaaaaatatcaaagaAGGGCTGGAAAGGAGTGAGGCAAACCAGGCTGTTCTTGGCAGTCCTGATGATTACTTGAAACATCAGAGTTCTGTCTGTGAGCCAAAGGCAACTTTTTTTGCAGTGACTTATCAGGTTCCTGGTatcaaaaaagagaaaagctttgTTGGTGCTCCCAGTGCAAGTGAAATTAATACTGTTTCCAGTTCAAGTGGGGGAGCAGCAATTAATCTGGACCCTGCTTTTCCTGGAAGGTCCAGGCCTGTATTGCAGcaaccaaataaaaatgtaatgagTACAACTTGCAGAGAGGACTCCCGGGAAGTGCATGTTAGCACGGACTTGGTCAAAGACGACAAAAAAGATGCTGTTTTTTCCAAAAACGTTGCATTTGGTAATTTTCATGTGTCTAGGAAAGATAATCAACAGCATAATGAAAAAGGTCTGGATCAttctaaagagaaaataatagaTGTTGATGCTTTCCTGTTAAAACAGGATTTGGAAAATACAGCTCAAACTGATCTCAAAAGTAGCAGAAGGAAAGTCTCCTCTTCCCATGAGCCCCGATCCCCTCCCTCTTCTGTGCAGGGACATAAGGACAGTGAACCAGGCCCCCAGAAAAGGAGTGACAATAACCCTGATTTACCTGTCAGGAGGGCTGAGCATGGTTACAGATCCCAAATTCTCGATATTGATGCACTTATGGCAGAATACAAAGAAGAGTCTGCCAGGGCCAGTAAAGCTCCAGGCAAGCTCTCTGAAGATCTCAGCTCATTGAGTAAGGAGAAatcaaagaacaaaagaaatgtgttgGTTGGGACAAGTCTGTCCTACAGCTGGAACGACTGGAAGAGCAAATCAGATCACTCTTCTGTTGGGAACAAACCAGGTGAATGTGCAGAAGAGCAACATGGGCCAGAGAAACTAATTCTAAGtgaaaagagcaaagagaaacTGGAATTACGTAGCCCTGACTTTGATAAGCAGAAGTCCAAAGACAGAAAGCTCAGCCCTCCTTAttggggcagccccagcatcTTCTTCTCAGAGAAGTGTGTAAATGCACCTGTGGAATTCAGTAGGAAGAAAACTTTCATTgtggatgaggaggaggaagtgaaTTTAACCTCCAGGACTCAGAGTCCAAAATTTGTAATTGATAAGGTACAGCCCATAAACTTAATGGGGACAGACCAGAGGCTGGAACCCAGTTTTGCTTCCAAATTGTCCATAAAAGCAGAGGATGGGCTCCTACAGAAGAGGTTGGTGACAAAAGAGCAGTTCTTGGAGGTGTCTCCAGAGGGTGATTGGAGCAAAAACATTGTGAGGAGTTGTACAATGAGGAGCAAAGACAACGCAAGTAAGGTGACATGTGAGAGCGACTCTTCCAACATGAGAATGAAAGCTGATTGGAAGAGCTACACATCTGGTTATGGGACTGCACCCCCGGATCTGAGGCGATCCTACTCGGAGAAGTGCCGCCAGGGAAGGGACAGTCTGCCCCTGatgcaggaggggagggcaagGAAGGATCTGCAGCAGGCCAGGCAGAGCTTCCCCCTGGAGGGTGTGGATCGTGGCTGGAAACACAAGGTGTCGGCTCAGTCAGAATTCTTCTTCCATGAGGATAAAAAG GCTTCCAGGAAAGAGTGGACCAAGCAGAGTCCAGACAAAGCAGAGGGAACAGACTTTTCCTTGGTGTCTGCTCAGAGGAGCCGCCACAGTTTTTACAAGGAGAGAAGAGTGGATTTGGGGACG GACCAGCTCAGGCAATGCTTCTCCAGGCAGGCACCGGGGGCCAAGGACACCGACACGCTGGTGCAGGAGCCTGACAACCAGTATGGCACCTGGAGCGAGCAGCGGCGAGGGACTGGAGAcag CTTTGGGCCCGAATCCCCTTCCCTGGAGAAGGATGTTGTCACGGCGCGGAAGCTGCCCCCGAGCAGCCGCCCGGCCTCGCTGTGCTcgcaggcagagcagccccccCTGCCTGAGCACCATGACCTCAACAGAGACCAAAGGAGCACCAGCCTGGACCGTTCCAGCACAGACATGGACTCCACTGATGGGGCTGAGTTACCTCCCTCAGGGGACACGTTCCCTGATGACAAGCCCACTGATTTCTCCTTCATTGAT